A single window of Zea mays cultivar B73 chromosome 10, Zm-B73-REFERENCE-NAM-5.0, whole genome shotgun sequence DNA harbors:
- the LOC100274043 gene encoding uncharacterized protein LOC100274043, whose protein sequence is MAGREMRLLERRRAGDDGGEMPSCSSTDGNTSSANASTSSSTTASSGVRRSGGAAEGRETSSRSAGTINLSQEYRLAIHTPSYQEIWDKIHIDGDGDEQREGGFGGNGEDEEGEEGEDRVTLAGVLRPEDEVVDRALADAPDTELTRLVKNYFSSTNQASVLCLSLRRALRRARSLYGPITDLLALIPQSPQLATPHCDCAFDAFLLFDQMPNPFPAPAAGFQCMQRSFSGLKNHLDLRLLSVRRRRRWLRCAKRGSGICLIACATGAAVAGLVVATHAITALLAMAPACAASNSCCCPLAASMKRLQRHMDRLDATARGTYVLNNDVATIERLVGRLHATVESDKMLVRLGLERGRGQHHTIEEVVRQLRKNHPSLQRQLADLAEHICLYFAAVNRARLLLVHHLNAQSDAESESPLS, encoded by the coding sequence ATGGCTGGACGAGAGATGCGGCTATTGGAGCGGCGACGTGCGGGCGATGATGGAGGAGAAATGCCGAGCTGTTCGAGCACTGACGGAAACACCAGCAGCGCTAATGCGAGCACGAGCTCGAGCACCACTGCTAGCAGCGGCGTGCGGCGGAGCGGTGGCGCAGCGGAGGGGCGGGAGACCAGCTCCAGGTCGGCGGGCACCATCAATCTAAGTCAGGAGTACAGGCTCGCGATCCACACCCCGTCCTACCAAGAGATCTGGGATAAGATCCACATAGACGGGGACGGGGACGAACAACGGGAAGGGGGCTTCGGCGGCAACGGTGAAGATGAGGAAGGAGAAGAGGGGGAGGACAGGGTCACCCTGGCCGGCGTGCTCCGTCCGGAGGACGAGGTGGTGGACCGCGCTCTTGCAGACGCGCCCGATACGGAGCTCACCCGCCTCGTCAAGAACTACTTCAGCAGCACGAACCAAGCGTCGGTGCTCTGCCTCTCACTCCGTCGGGCGCTCCGCCGGGCGCGGTCGCTGTACGGGCCCATCACGGACCTCCTCGCGCTCATCCCGCAGTCGCCGCAGCTCGCCACGCCACACTGCGACTGTGCGTTCGACGCCTTCCTCCTGTTCGACCAAATGCCCAATCCGTTCCCGGCGCCCGCGGCCGGGTTCCAGTGCATGCAACGAAGTTTCTCTGGGCTCAAGAACCACCTCGATCTTCGTCTCCTCAGTGTCCGGCGCAGGCGCCGTTGGCTCCGCTGTGCCAAGCGCGGATCAGGTATCTGCCTTATTGCCTGCGCCACCGGCGCTGCCGTCGCAGGCCTCGTGGTTGCGACACACGCCATTACCGCGCTGCTGGCGATGGCCCCTGCTTGTGCTGCATCCAATTCTTGCTGCTGTCCACTGGCTGCTTCGATGAAACGCCTGCAGAGGCACATGGACCGGCTCGACGCGACTGCTAGGGGCACCTACGTCTTGAATAATGATGTCGCTACAATTGAACGGCTGGTGGGTAGGCTCCATGCCACTGTGGAGAGCGACAAGATGCTTGTCCGCCTTGGGCTGGAGCGCGGGAGGGGGCAACACCACACCATAGAAGAGGTGGTAAGGCAGCTCAGGAAGAACCACCCCAGCCTGCAACGGCAGCTTGCTGACCTTGCCGAGCACATTTGCCTCTACTTTGCTGCTGTCAACCGTGCCAGGTTACTCCTTGTGCACCACCTGAATGCGCAATCTGATGCTGAAAGTGAGTCTCCATTGTCATGA